The following are from one region of the Leptospira andrefontaineae genome:
- a CDS encoding NUDIX hydrolase has product MKFCSVCGSEVVQKIPEGDSLTRYVCENCGTIHYQNPKVIVGTIPIWEGKILLCKRAIEPRKGYWTLPAGFLENRETVEEGAARETSEEANAKIDIVRLHSVYSIPHISQVYMFFLANLIDGIFSESPESEEVKLFSPEEIPWEEIAFASVTFALKRYTEKSEPSNAGTHMGSIRNRKLEDKT; this is encoded by the coding sequence ATGAAATTTTGCAGCGTTTGCGGCTCTGAAGTAGTCCAAAAAATCCCGGAAGGAGACAGTCTCACAAGATACGTTTGTGAGAACTGCGGAACCATACATTACCAAAATCCGAAGGTAATCGTTGGGACCATTCCTATTTGGGAGGGCAAAATACTACTCTGCAAACGTGCTATAGAACCCAGAAAAGGATATTGGACCCTACCCGCTGGGTTTTTAGAAAATAGAGAAACAGTAGAAGAAGGTGCGGCAAGAGAAACCTCGGAAGAAGCGAATGCTAAAATCGATATTGTTCGTCTTCATTCCGTATACAGCATACCTCATATCAGCCAAGTTTATATGTTCTTCCTTGCCAATTTGATCGATGGAATTTTTTCAGAAAGCCCCGAATCGGAAGAAGTAAAATTATTCTCCCCGGAAGAAATACCATGGGAAGAGATCGCATTTGCCTCCGTCACCTTTGCATTAAAACGTTATACCGAAAAGTCCGAACCTTCCAATGCGGGAACTCATATGGGTTCGATCCGCAATAGAAAATTAGAGGATAAAACATAA
- a CDS encoding cell envelope biogenesis protein OmpA — protein MFGKIFPFLGILGVLFSSSISANSLISTESGSFSPNWDGVSDILRFKIQTSSLPKLQDWELTIRSASGETVRKFEAGKIRKKGFTLFSDENEFAPEDIYLPSILEWDGENENGTPVGDGYYTYQLFLLTANKERILSEESTFYLDARPPKAEANCKTKLLLSEDRNLSKIIIQQKTSGESADIFIGEFLDFEGRSLKAYTWRNREVPYQLVWDGTDSNGRPVPPGLYTYKLTGRDPAGNESIDKIENLTIKNDSSGVDLNVEGDLFPSDPNNPLNRIKFISYVSSKLKSDSYELEIFKNEVKEDNLVFSQKSLGEPPAEFIWEPKNKENKPLGPGTYLYRLTVHNRYDKHISVPKKFQLSDQRPKFSYDVSPGGFTPDGDWQKDLVEIRLRSKGLPIESWKINIMESYFDGEKQEERIVRSWIGTGNGPDKLIWYGLDDQGRRIGSLAELRFVLSYKDVFGGEEELELGDIKTDILVVKEKEGFRFSVPNRIYEDKWWTLPSKLKSVLSKFPGYKAELQIHTSHRGDDEYNLRASEEKAKKVFQSLFGKDYEFGRYRYRGYGETLPLIPGNGAYEVDRNERVDFFLSIGK, from the coding sequence ATGTTCGGAAAAATTTTTCCTTTTTTAGGTATTCTGGGAGTTCTATTCTCTTCTTCGATTTCCGCAAATTCACTCATCAGTACCGAATCCGGCTCCTTCTCTCCGAACTGGGACGGGGTCTCTGATATTCTCAGATTCAAGATACAAACTTCTTCTTTGCCAAAATTGCAAGATTGGGAGCTAACGATCCGAAGCGCCTCGGGAGAAACTGTTCGAAAATTCGAAGCAGGAAAGATCCGTAAAAAAGGATTCACACTTTTTTCAGACGAGAACGAATTCGCTCCGGAAGATATTTATCTACCTTCTATCCTGGAATGGGATGGAGAGAATGAAAACGGAACTCCAGTAGGTGACGGATATTATACGTACCAGTTATTTTTACTTACCGCAAACAAAGAAAGGATACTTTCCGAAGAATCCACATTCTATCTAGATGCAAGGCCTCCCAAAGCGGAAGCAAATTGTAAGACTAAGTTATTATTAAGCGAAGATAGGAATTTATCCAAGATCATCATACAACAAAAAACCTCCGGAGAATCTGCCGATATTTTTATTGGAGAATTTTTAGACTTCGAAGGTAGATCCTTAAAAGCATATACTTGGAGAAATAGAGAAGTTCCTTATCAACTAGTCTGGGACGGAACCGATTCAAACGGAAGGCCTGTTCCCCCGGGTTTGTACACATATAAACTCACAGGAAGAGATCCTGCTGGAAACGAATCCATCGATAAAATCGAAAACCTGACGATTAAAAATGATTCTTCCGGAGTGGATTTAAATGTAGAAGGGGATTTATTTCCTTCCGACCCGAACAATCCTTTAAATCGTATTAAATTTATATCATACGTTTCTTCTAAATTAAAATCAGATTCTTATGAACTAGAAATTTTCAAGAATGAAGTAAAAGAGGATAATTTAGTCTTCTCTCAAAAATCCTTAGGGGAACCTCCTGCGGAATTTATCTGGGAACCTAAGAATAAGGAAAACAAACCTTTAGGTCCGGGAACTTATCTATATCGTCTAACGGTACATAATAGATATGACAAGCATATCAGTGTTCCTAAAAAATTCCAACTTTCCGACCAGAGACCGAAATTCTCCTACGATGTTTCTCCAGGTGGCTTTACACCTGATGGAGATTGGCAAAAAGATCTAGTCGAGATCCGTCTAAGATCCAAAGGGCTCCCGATCGAGTCCTGGAAGATCAATATTATGGAATCCTATTTTGACGGAGAAAAACAGGAAGAAAGGATCGTTCGTAGCTGGATTGGGACAGGCAATGGTCCCGACAAATTGATTTGGTACGGATTAGACGATCAAGGAAGAAGAATAGGATCCTTAGCAGAGCTAAGATTTGTTCTCTCTTACAAAGACGTATTCGGTGGAGAAGAAGAATTAGAACTAGGAGATATCAAAACCGATATCCTAGTCGTAAAAGAAAAAGAAGGATTTAGATTTTCAGTCCCTAATCGTATCTACGAAGACAAATGGTGGACATTACCTTCTAAACTAAAATCGGTCTTAAGTAAATTTCCCGGATATAAAGCCGAACTCCAGATCCATACTTCTCATAGAGGAGACGATGAATACAATCTAAGAGCTTCTGAAGAAAAAGCGAAGAAAGTATTCCAATCTTTATTTGGAAAAGATTATGAATTCGGAAGATATAGATACAGAGGTTATGGAGAAACTTTACCTTTGATCCCTGGCAATGGAGCCTATGAAGTGGATCGAAACGAAAGAGTGGATTTCTTCTTAAGCATAGGAAAATAA